Proteins from a genomic interval of Capsicum annuum cultivar UCD-10X-F1 chromosome 4, UCD10Xv1.1, whole genome shotgun sequence:
- the LOC124898108 gene encoding uncharacterized protein LOC124898108 — protein MKLQTSIFFALIDQRSKRATGESACTNLVAVIADWFHCNPEDMPIKSQLDSLICEGSMQWRDLCENETYRERFPDKHFDLVTVLEAKVRPLSVVSEKSFIGFFHPEGIEEEEGFHFLHGSTSFDNIWDEISKSTQETPHHGISCVYIAYILKFDQDTTIMQAPSESQQPDDKPSCDRKQKTDVKEAADESKIFMSTNSDDSMQEDRVPEKNIIYKAIPIRELQVDVKKGLMASTPLHQRLQIEFHYTMSFVPKFEESSSEELIANSLAKVPLAAAE, from the exons ATGAAGCTGCAGACTTCGATATTCTTTGCTTTGATTGATCAACGAAGTAAACGAGCTACTGGTGAAAGCGCTTGTACAAACTTGGTTGCTGTCATAGCTGATTGGTTCCACTGCAATCCTGAAGATATgcccatcaaatcccaacttGATTCTCTTATCTGTGAAGGCTCGATGCAGTGGAGGGATCTTTGTGAAAACGAGACCTATAGGGAACGTTTCCCAGATAAGCATTTTGACCTCGTGACAGTTCTCGAGGCTAAAGTGCGTCCACTCTCAGTAGTCTCAGAAAAATCATTCATTGGGTTCTTTCATCCCGAAGGAATCGAAGAAGAGGAAGGATTCCACTTCCTTCATGGTTCCACGTCTTTTGACAACATATGGGATGAGATTTCTAAGTCCACTCAAGAAACTCCTCATCATGGCATCTCCTGTGTTTACATT GCATATATCCTCAAATTTGACCAAGATACAACAATTATGCAAGCACCTAGTGAGTCTCAACAACCAGATGATAAGCCATCTTGCGATAGAAAACAGAAAACCGATGTCAAAGAGGCTGCGGATGAAAGCAAAATTTTCATGAGCACCAACAGCGACGACAGTATGCAGGAAGACAGGGTACCTGAAAAGAACATCATTTATAAAG CAATCCCTATTAGGGAGTTACAAGTTGATGTAAAGAAAGGATTGATGGCATCGACACCCCTTCATCAGCGCCTACAAATAGAGTTCCACTACACGATGAGCTTTGTCCCCAAGTTTGAGGAGTCGTCTTCAGAAGAACTGATTGCTAACAGTTTGGCCAAAGTACCATTGGCAGCAGCAGAATAA
- the LOC107867011 gene encoding uncharacterized protein LOC107867011 encodes MVVKMMKWMSCSPLLSSNKYEAKITINCLKGFNFLLNEKMGVQDFDRFRVEIKWKGSSKGISLNLGSFNRRSVKKNFTKEEWLKEDEGLVEWNEEFLSVCNFSGWKDGVFQPWEVVFTVINGRSKGPNQKVPVLSSATLNLADFASVAGDKQEGIEIFIPLEVSVGSFKSCLSLCLVLNLVELRNTQEALETFPKFIMFEHLRTLERLF; translated from the exons atggttGTGAAGATGATGAAGTGGATGTCATGCTCACCCTTATTATCATCAAATAAATACGAGGCTAAGATTACTATTAATTGCCTTAAAGGTTTCAACTTTTTGTTAAATGAGAAAATGGGGGTCCAAGATTTTGATAGATTCAGAGTTGAAATTAAGTGGAAGGGATCATCAAAGGGTATTTCA TTGAATTTGGGGTCATTTAATAGGAGAAGTGTAAAGAAGAATTTTACTAAAGAAGAGTGGTTGAAGGAAGATGAAGGGCTTGTTGAATGGAATGAGGAGTTTCTGAGTGTTTGTAACTTTTCAGGTTGGAAAGATGGTGTTTTTCAGCCTTGGGAAGTTGTCTTTACTGTGATCAAT GGTAGAAGCAAAGGACCAAATCAGAAGGTACCCGTACTTTCTTCTGCGACATTGAATCTTGCAGACTTTGCTTCAGTAGCTGGAGATAAACAAGAGGGCATTGAAATTTTCATTCCTTTGGAAGTCTCTGTTGGCAGCTTCAAGAGTTGCCTTTCACTCTGT CTAGTGCTCAACCTTGTGGAATTGAGGAACACTCAAGAAGCTTTAGAAACATTTCCGAAGTTTATCATGTTTGAGCATCTCCGAACCCTGGAAAGGCTTTTTTGA